Within the Comamonadaceae bacterium OTU4NAUVB1 genome, the region GTGGCGCTGGACATGGAGAGCGCCACCATCGCGGCCAACGGCTTCCGCTTCCGGGTGCCCTACGGCACGCTGCTGTGCGTCTCCGACAAGCCGTTGCACGGCGAGATCAAGCTGCCGGGCATGGCCAACCACTTCTACCGGGAACGCGTCGAGCAGCACCTGCGCATCGGCATGCGCGCCATCGAGATCCTGCGCGCCGAGGGCTCCAGCCGGCTGCACAGCCGCAAGCTGCGCAGCTTCGCGGAAGTCGCCTTCCAGTGAGGCGGACACGGCCGTCCGTTGAAGACGTCGGCATACGTTCCGACATCCGCAGCCGATGAATTCCGAAGACCTGCAGCGCCTGGTCACGCTGGAGATGCCCTTCGGCAAGTACAAGGGCACCCTCATCGCCGACCTGCCCGGCGCCTACCTGACGTGGTTCGCCCGCACGGGGTTTCCGAAGGGCGAGATCGGGCGACTGCTGCAGCTGATGCACGAGATCGACCACAACGGGCTCAAGGACCTGCTGGCGCCCCTGCGCCGGCGCTGACATCGGGAACGGCCGAGACCCGGCACGGCGGGCAGGAGGCGTGGCGGGCGTGACCCGCATGGACGATCCCCTCCAGGGCGCCACGGGCAAGCTGCCGGCGCGCATCGACACGCCCGACGGTCCGGGTCGGTTCCCCATGGTCGTTGACGTCCACGGCGGCGGCCGGGTCATCGTCGACGAGCAGGTCCACGACGGTGGCGCGCGCGGCATCGCCAAGGAAGCCGACGCGGTCGTCATCTCGGTCGACCATCGGCGTGCGCCGGAAGCCAAGTCCCAGGCCGCGTGGGACGACACCCCGGCCTCGTGCGAGTGCACGCTCGCCGACGCGGCGAAGCACAAGGGCGACCGCAAGCGCGTGGCACGGGCCGGCAAGGATGCCGATGGCAACCTGGCCGTCGTCGCGGCCGTCGTGGCCAAGGCCAAGGGAGCCCAGGCCTGCGCCGGCCAGCGTCTGAAGGGTGCCTTCGGTTCCTGATGCGTCCCGACGCGCTGACGTCCTGGCGCCCCGACGGTCCGCGCCCCGATCGGGTCCGGCGTTGCGGGCCCGGCGCACCGCGCCGGAAGCCGTCAGCCGCCCTGCTGCGTCTGCGCCGCGCGCAGCTTGTCCTTCTTGCTCGGCCGCCGGCCCTTCACGCCGCCCGTGCCGGCCGCCGCCTCGGCGATGGCCGCGGCCCCGACCGCCGCCCCCGTACCGGTGGCCCCCGTCCCGATCGGCTCGAAACCCGTGATCCGCTCGCGCGGCACCGGCTGCCCCTGGCGCTTCTCGATCAGGCGGAAATGCGCTTCGGTCGAAGCGTCGACGAAGCTCACCGCCAGACCACGCTCGCCCGCGCGGCCGGTGCGCCCGATGCGGTGCACATGATCGATCGCCGAGCGCGGGAGGTCGTAGTTCACCACCACCGGCAACGCGGTCACGTCGATGCCGCGCGCGGCCAGGTCGGTCGCCACGACCACCTGCACGCGTGACGCCTTGAGGTCGGCCAGCACCTGGCTGCGCTTGCCCTGGCTGAGGACGCCATGGAACGGTTCGGCCGCCAGCCCGGTCTTGCGCAGCTTGTCGGCCACGGTCTCGGCGGCATGCTTCGTGGCGACGAAGACCAGCACGCGCGTCCAACCCTCCTCCCGCACCAGCCGCGCGAGCAGTTGCGTGCGCCGAGGCGCATCGACCTCGATGGCGCGCTGAAGGATGTCGGGCGCCGTGGCCGGCACGCTTTCCACGTCGATGCGCAGCGCCTCGTGCAGCACCCGGCCGGCGAGCTTCTCGATGGCTGGCGCGAAGGTGGCCGAGAACAGCAGGGTCTGGCGCCGCGCGGGCACCAGGGCCAGGATGCGCTGGAGTTCCGCATCGAAGCCCAGGTCGAGCAGCCGGTCGGCCTCGTCGAGCACCAGCATCGACACGGTGCCCAGGTCGATCGCGTGGTGGTCCACCAGGTCGAGCAGCCGGCCGGGCGTCGCGACCATGACGTCGGCACCGCCGCGCAGCGCCATCAGCTGGGGATTGATCGACACCCCGCCGAAGGCCACGGCGATGCGCGCGGGCTCCGGCAGCGCGCGGGCGAGGTCGCGCAGCGTGTCGCCCACCTGCGCGGCGAGCTCCCGCGTGGGCACCAGCACCAGGGCCTGCAGGCTGCGACGCCCGGCTCCGGGGAGCCGGCCCGACAGACGCTGCAGCAACGGCAGCGAGAAGGCGGCGGTCTTGCCCGAGCCCGTCTGCGCCGTCGCCAGCACGTCGCGGCCCGCGAGCACGGCGGGAATCGCGTCGCGCTGGATCGCGGTGGGCGTGGCATGGCCGAGATCGGCGAAGGCTTTCGCGAGGGAAGGGATGAGACCCAGGCTGGTGAATGGCATGCGACGCTCGCTGACGGATTTGGGGTCGGGCACCGTGTCTGCGCGAGAGGACGCGAAGGCGAGCGGTGCATCGACATGGAAGGGGGAACAGGACGGGACGCGGACCGCCGCGGCCCGCCAGAACTCAGGAAATACCCTGAATCGACACGATTTCAGCACGAACGGTGAAAGCATTTCCCCCAAAGCCGCCAGAGTGGACGACAATGCGCAAGTGTTTCGGTGATCTTTCACCCGACACGAATCGGTGATCCGGTAGTTTCGCGCCACAGCGCTCTTCAAGTCAGTTGTGATTCTGGGACTCCATCGCTTTGTTATTTTGGTTTGAATTAGGAGTCCCTCCATGGGCAAGAAACTCTACGTAGGCAACCTGTCCTACTCCATCCGTGACAACGACCTCGAACAAGCCTTCGGCGAGTTCGGTGCAGTGGCCAGCGCCAAGGTCATGATGGAACGTGAAACCGGCCGCTCCAAGGGCTTCGGTTTCGTCGAAATGGGCACCGACGCTGAAGCGCAGGCTGCCATCGAAGGCCTGAATGGCCACACCCTCGACGGCCGTGCGCTCACGGTGAACGAAGCCCGCCCGATGGAACCCCGTCCGGCCGGTGGTGGCTACGGTGGTGGTGGCCGCAGCGGTGGCGGCGGCGGCTACGGTGGTGGCGGCAACAGCGGCGGTGGCGGTGGCTACGGCGGCGGTGGTGGCGGCTACGGTGGTGGTGGCGGTGGCCGCAGCGGTGGCGGCGGCGGCGGTGGTTACGGCGGTGGCGGTGGCGGCAGCCGCGGCGGCTACTAAGCCCTCGCTTCCCGCATCCAAGATGCCTTCACCAGGACTTCGACGGTCGTGGTGAAGCAGAGAAAAGCTCCTTCGGGAGCTTTTTTCGTTTCCAGCGACAGCGCGGCACCCTGCCCGGCCAGCGTTCAGTCCCGCGTGGCCTTTGCCGATGGGGCGCTCGACAGGGCCCGCCGAAGTTCGACGGCGCATAGCGCGACCGCCGTGTGTGCCTCGTCCAGCACGCGCCCCATGGTGATGAAACCGTGGATCTGCCGCTCGAAGCAGACATAACTCACGCGGTTGCCGGCCCCGGAGAGCCGTCGCGCGAGGTCCGCGCCCTCGTCCACCAGCGGGTCGTGTCCGGCCGTGATCACCAGGGCCGGCGGAAGGCCGGCGAAGTCGTCCGCCAGCAGCGGTGAGGCACGCCAGTCGAGGTCGTGCCGTGGATCGTCGATGTAATGGTCGTGGTAGTAGGCCATCGACTCGTGGGTCAGCAGATACCCCTGGCCGTTGCGCGTGTGCGAGGAATGCCCACGACGCATGTCGGTGGCCGGATAGATCAGCAGCTGGAACGCGATGGGCAGGTCCCCGGCGGCGCGCGCGGCCAGCGCCACCACGGCGGCGAGGTTGCCGCCGGCGCTGTCGCCGCCCACGGCCAAGCGCGCCGCGTCGACGCCCAGGGCGGTGGCCTCGTGGCGCACCCAGCGCGTGGCGGCCAGCGCGTCGTCGACGGCGGCGGGAAAGCGGTGCTCCGGACCCATGCGGTAGTCCACGGAGACGACCGCGCAGCCGGAACCGTTGGCGAGTTCGCGGCACAGCGTGTCGTGCGTGTCCAGATCCCCGATGGTCCAGCCGCCGCCATGGAAATACACCAGCACCGGCGTCACGGCGCCAGCGCTGCCCAGCGGACGGTAGAAGCGCAGGGCGATGGGGCCGTTCGGGCCTTGGGCCTGAAGTTCGCGCACCTCGTCGACTTCGGGCGCATCGGGTTGCGTGAAGTGGCGCCGCTCGCGGTAGACCGCGCGCGCGTCGGTCGGGCTCAGCGTGTGGGTGGCGGGCAGGCCACGCTGCTCGATCAGGTCGAGCAGCGCGCGGGCTTGGGGATGCAGCATGGATCGATCCTTCGTCTTGGGAAAAAACACGCGCCACGACGCGCCGTGCCGGACCGTCGGGCGCCTGACCGCGTCAGGCCCGACGCGGCTTCACGCGCGAGGCGGCCTCCTTGGCGTTGCGACGCGCGGTGTCGACATCGCCCGCGTGGGCCAGCGCGACGCCCATGCGACGCTTCTCGAAACTCTCGGGCTTGCCGAACAGGCGCACGTCGGTGCCCGGCACGGCCAGTGCGTTGGCAACGCCCTCGAAGACGATTCCGGCCGCGTCCACGCCGCCGTAGATCACGGCGCTCGCCCCGGCGCTCTTGAGCGTGGTGTCCACCGGCAGGCCCAGGATGGCGCGCGCGTGCAGCTCGAACTCGTTCTGCCACTGGGTCGCCATCGTGACCATGCCGGTGTCGTGCGGCCTCGGGCTCACCTCGCTGAACCAGACGTCGTCGCCCTTGACGAACAGCTCGACGCCGAAAAGCCCTTGTCCGCCCAGGTCGTCGGTGACGGTGCGGGCGATGCGTCGCGCCCGCTCCAGCGCCAGCGGTGCCATCGGCTGCGGCTGCCAGCTCTCGACATAGTCGCCGCCGACCTGCACGTGGCCGATGGGCTCGCAGAAGCAGGTCTCGACCGCGCCGCCGGCGCCGCGCGCGCGCACGGTCAGCAGCGTGATCTCGTAGTCGAAGTCGACGAAGCCCTCGACGATGACCCGGCCATGGCTCACGCGGCCGCCCGCCATGGCGTGGTCCCAGGCCGCCTGGACGTCGCCGGGCCCGTCGATGCGGCTCTGGCCCTTGCCGGAACTGCTCATCACCGGCTTGACGATGCACGGATAACCGATGCCGCCGCCGCCCGCGTCGATGGCTGTCCGCAGCGCGTCGAGCGAATCGCAGAAGACGTAGGGACTGGTCGGCAGGCCCAGCGTCTCGGCCGCGAGGCGGCGGATGCCTTCACGGTCCATGGTCAGCCGGGCCGCGCGGGCGGTGGGGACGACACGCACCAAGCCGGCGTCCTCCAGCGCCTGCAGCTCGCCGGTGGCGATGGCCTCGATCTCGGGCACGACCAGGTCGGGCCGCTCGGCCTCGATCAGCGCGCGCAGCTGCGTCGCGTCGCTCATGGCCAGGGTGCGGGCGTGGTGCGCGACCTGCTGGCCGGGCGCGTGGTCGTAGCGGTCGACGGCGAGGGTCTCCACGCCAAGGCGCTGGAGCGCGATCAGCACCTCCTTGCCGAGCTCGCCCGAGCCCAGGAGCATCACGCGGGTGGCGTGGGGTGACAGCGGGGTGCCGAGGACGGTGGTCATGGAGGCGTTCTTTCAGGGCGGGGGACGAAGCGGGCGACAAGGAACTTTAATTCACAATCTTCAGGGTGCGCGGCCGGTCGATCCTGGCTTGCGCGACCTCGTCTCGAACTTCCATTCCACCTGTCTTTCCCTTCAAGGAGCATTTCCCATGAGCATCCAGACCGTCGGCATCATTGGCGCCGGAACGATGGGCAACGGCATCGCCCAGGCCTGCGCGGTCGTCGGCGTGAACGTCGTGATGGTCGACATCTCGCAGGCGGCCGTCGACAAGGGCCTCGGCGCCGTCGGCGCCAGCCTCGACCGGCTGATCAAGAAGGAGAAACTCACCGGCGCGCAGAAGGACGCGGCGCTCGCCCTCATCAGGGGCTCGACGGACTACGACGACCTCAAGGGCGCGCAGCTGGTCATCGAGGCGGCCACCGAGAACCACGCCCTCAAGGTGAAGATCCTCCAGCAGCTCGACGCGATCCTGCCGCCGGAGGTCATCGTGGCGTCGAACACCTCGTCGATCTCCATCACGCAGCTCGCCGCGGCCACCTCGCGCCCCGACCGCTTCATCGGCATGCACTTCTTCAATCCCGTGCCGATGATGGCGCTGGTGGAGATCATCCGCGGCTACCTGACCAGCGACGCCACGCACGACGCGGTCAAGGCGCTGTCCGAGACCCTGGGCAAGTCGCCCATCACGGTGAAGAACGCGCCGGGCTTCGTGGTCAACCGCATCCTGGTGCCGATGATCAACGAAGCCTTCTTCGTGCTGTCCGAGGGCATCGCCACGGCCGAGGACATCGACGCGGGCATGAAGCTGGGCTGCAACCAGCCGATCGGCCCCCTGGCGCTGGCCGACATGATCGGCCTGGACGTGTGTCTGGCGGTGATGGAGGTCTACCTGCACGAGTTCGGCGACTCCAAGTACCGGCCCTGCCCGCTGCTGCGCGAGATGGTCGCGGCCGGGCAGCTCGGACGCAAGACGAAACGCGGCGTCTACGCCTACTGACGACGGCCACCGGACCGACGCGCCCACACGGCCCCCGGCCCTGCCGGACCGGCGCGAAAGCCCTCCGCGCCACCCGGGCAGCGGGCACCGAAACCCCAAGACCCCAAAGGTCATGGCGCAATTCAATTTTACACAATTGAATTGTTCGATAAGCTTGAGGCCATGCCTTCCAAAGCCGCTCTCGACCCGTTGCTCCATCTGGACAACCAGTTGTGTTTCGCGGTCTATTCGACCTCGCTGGCGATGACGCGGCTCTACAAGCCCCTGCTCGACCAGCTCGGCATCACCTATCCCCAGTACCTGGTCATGCTGGCCCTGTGGGAGCGCGACGGCACCACGGTGTCCGAACTGGGCGAGCGGCTCTCGCTCGATTCAGGCACCCTCACGCCGCTGCTCAAGCGCCTGGAAGCGAGCGGTTTCGTGACGCGGCTGCGCGACGCGGCCGACGAACGCCGCGTGCGCATCACCCTGACGCCGGCCGGTCGCAAGCTGCGGCTGCGCGCGGTCGACGTGCCCGCCTGCATGCTGACGGCCAGCGAATGCTCGATCGACGAACTCGTCGCCCTCACGCGGCAGCTGCAGGACCTGCGTGACCGGCTCAAGGCCGCCGCCTGACCCGCAACGCGTCCTCCTCCGACGGCCCATCCACTTTCCCCGCCGCCTTCGTCCGAAGGCATTTCCCTCCCAACCCAACCCGCAACCACCAAGGAAACACCATGGCCCACACCCTCGAAAAAGTCCTCTACACCGCCGAAGCCACCGCCGTCGGCGGCCGCGAAGGCACTGGCAAGAGCAGCGACGGCGCGCTCGACGTCACGCTGAGCGCCCCGGGTTCCAACAAGCCGGGCACCAACCCCGAGCAGCTGTTCGCCGTCGGCTACGCCGCGTGCTTCGTCGGCGCGCTGAAGGCCGTCAGCTCGAAGATCGGCGTGAAGGTGCCCGACGACGTGTCGATCGACTCCAAGGTCTCGCTCGGCCCGATCAAGGGTGGCGTCGCCTACGGCATCGCCGTCAAGCTGGCGGTGAACCTGCCGGGCCTGGACGACGCGCAGAAGAAGCAACTGGTCGACGCAGCCCATGAGGTGTGCCCGTACTCGAACGCCACGCGCGGCAACATCGACGTCGATCTGACGATCGTCTGATCGGCCGGCACGCCCTGCGCGTGCCCCGGCGCGAAAGGCGCCGTCCCCGAGGGAGGGATGGCGACAATGGCCGCATGACCTCCTCCTCCAGCGCGCCGCCCGACACCCACCCCTACGAGAGCCTCACGCCGGACGTGGTGCTCGACGCGCTGTCCGCGCTGGGCCTGCACGGCGATGGTCGCCTGACCGCCCTCAACTCCTACGAGAACCGCGTCTACCAGGTCTTCCTGGAAGACGCGCACCCGCATCCGGCGGTGGTCGTCAAGTTCTACCGGCCGGGCCGCTGGAGCGACGCGGAAATCCTCGAGGAGCACGACTTCGCACTCGAACTCGCCGCCGCCGAAGTACCCGCCGTCGCGCCCCTGAAGCTCGATGGCCGGACGCTGCACCACCACGACGGCTTCGCCTTCAGCGTGAGTCCCTACCGTGGCGGACGCGGGCCGGAACTGGAGGATTTCGAGGTGCTCGAATGGGTCGGGCGCTTCCTGGCCCGCATCCATGCCATCGGCGCCGCACGGCCTTTCACGCACCGCCCGGCGCTCGACCTGCACACCTTCGGCATCGCCTCGCGCGACTGGCTGCTGGCCAACGACAAGATCCCGCTGGACGTGCAGCGCGATTGGGAAACCGCCTGCAACGCCGCGCTCGAGCGCATCGCCGCGACGCCGCTCGACCCCGCCGCATCGGCCGGCTCGCCATTGCGGCGACTGCGCCTGCACGGCGACGTGCATCCCGGCAACATCCTGTGGACGCCCACCGACCGACCGCTCGGCGGCCCGCATTTCGTCGATCTCGACGACGCGCGCACCGGCTTCGCGGTGCAGGACCTGTGGATGCTGCTGTCGGGCGAACGCGCCCAGCGGACGGCGCAGTTGAGCGGCCTGCTCGACGGCTACGAGCAGTTCCGTGCGTTCGACCGGCGCGAACTGGCGCTCGTCGAGCCCCTGCGCACCCTGCGCCTGATCCACTACAGCGCCTGGCTGGCGCGCCGTTTCGAGGACCCGATCTTCCCGATCAACTTCCCGTGGTTCGGGTCGAGCGACTACTGGAAGGGACAGATCCTGGTGCTGCAGGACCAGTGCGAGCGGATGGAGGAAGAACCGCTGTATGCGTGAGCCGGCCTGCCATCGAAATCGATTCATCACCTTGTATCGACATGGCCCTCCGTCCGGGGGCATCGGGATCGCCTGAATAGCGAAAACGCTCTGCCAGCCAAAAACAAGTGAAAGCACATGCCAGCGTGCACAGAGCAACGCGCCGCAGAAATCGACGTTCAACAGGTTTCTTTCGCACCATCCACCAGCACACGATGTTCACGGCCTGCGCGACCACAACGGCCAGAAGTGCATAGAAGGCATATGTGACGCTAGGTCCGACCATGCGGTCCTTGTATTGGGCGAACCAGATCACGAAGATGGCGAAACGAACGCACATGACGATGACCAGCAGGTTGGTCGCGAGGATCACGATGCGCACGGGCCGTCTCATCAGCGAAGTCCTTGGTCGACGAGTTCCCGTGCCAGAGACTGCCAGCGCTGCGGACTGTCCTGCACGACGTGCGCGTAGTGGAAGTGCCCTTCGCCGAGCTTGCGATTCTGTTGACGTTGCAAATCAGGAATGGCAAGGATCAGTTCTCGCTGGGAAAGACCAGCGTAGATTGGGTCGCCGAATTTCCGCAGGTCCTTCACGATCACTTTCCTGATCGTCGATGTCGCCCGGAGCTCCGCCAGGAAATCGCCATCGATCGGCGAACCGATCAGGACCAAGTGATCGACGACATGCCGCTGTCGCGCATACCAGTATGCGGTTTGCGCGGCCAGTAGCGAACCGTATGAGTAGCCGATGAGATTGAATTGTGGCGCGCCGTCTGACATGCCACTCGAAATCGTCCATTCGGCATCGTCCTTGTATCGAATCAAGGTACCTGCGCGCGCAGCATCCAGGAGGAGTCCGGTTTCCTGGCCAAAACTCGTGACAGCCGTATTCGTCAAACCGACACGGACGTGTTCCATGCCTGCTTTACGGAATGCTTCCAACTGCGGCTGGATGTACGGCCCATCCAGCCCCGCACCACCCCAATACAGCGTGCCCCGGGGCTTCTTCACATAGACCGTCGCGGGACGCGTGTCGCTCTTCAAGGTGAGGATCGCGCTCGCCATGGCGACCGGGGCCAGCAGGGGAATGGGCATCACGCGCCCTCCCCGAAGATCTCGATGCGGATCTGGCTGCCACCCGTGCCCGTCACGCGCTCGGTGTGGCCCTGAGCGTCCGTGCGCCCCTGCAGCATGCCGCCCGGATGACGCAGGCGGTAGAGCCGGTGCGCGAGCGGCGTGCCGTCGGCTTCGTCGCGCAGCAGGAAGCGTTGATCGCAGCTGTCGGGCGCATGGCCTTCTTTCGTGACGGCTTGCGGTGGCATTCCCACGTGCCAGGCATCGGCGCTGATCGTCGGATGCATCGCGCCGCCCTCCGCCATGTCGCCTTCGACCCAGGACGTCTGCTGCGATGCGACCAGCTGCGGTGGCGGCGTGCAACGACACAGGCAGAGATCGCCGCCGAGGGCCTCCTGCCTGCCATGCGGGCCGGTGGACGAGATGCGCGTGCCGACCGCCACGATGTGCCCGGTGGTGCCGCAGGCCGGACATTCGACCTGATCGCCTTCGAAAGCCAGCGCATGGCCGTGCCAGGTCACCGTCGACAGACCGGTCGCTACCCTGCCGCCACGCGTCGTCATGTCACCGACGCGGATGTGAAAACGCCTTCCCATGGAAACTCCCTGCTATTTTTGGCGGGGATTCTAGGAAGGCGTCGAGGGAATCGATGGATGCCGGCGCGGCCATGCGCCGGGTGGTCGCCCGGACCCTGACGGACGGATCAGTAGGGACTGTCGGACTGCCCCGGCCCGCCGGATGGGCGCGCGGGCTGCGGGTAAGGCGCAGCCGGGTACGCCGAGGACGGCACGACGACCCCCCGCTCCACCCCACGGTTCGATGGGGCCGGCGGCGGCGGCGCCGACGACCGCGGCGCGTTCGGGTCGTACAGCACGGTGCCCGTGCCGACGCCAGCGCCCAGCCGCGCGCTGCCCCCGATGCCCGTGGAAGCCCCGACCCCGGCACCGCCGTAGACCTGTCCGCCACCATTGACTCCGACGCCCACGCCCAGCGGCCCGATGCCGGTGCCCAGGCCGATGCTCGGTCCGCCCGAACCGACGCCCACGCCCAGCGAGACGCCCGGCACCAGCGGAATGCCGATGCCCACGCCCGCCGCGCAACCGGCGAGCCCGCCCAGGGCCATGGCCACGGCCGCGAGGACGGCCGCGACACGCGGCGCGCGGCGCATCGGCACGGGCCTGGCGATCACACCAGCAGGGCGTTCACGCGCCGCACATAGGCCGCCGGATCGGCCGGCAGGCCGCCCTCGGCCAGCAGGGCCTGGTCGAACAGGATGTGGGCCAAGTCGTCGAAGTGCCCGGTCTCGCCTTCGAGCTTGCGCACCAGCGGATGCTCGGCGTTGACCTCCAGCACCGGCTTGAGGTCGGGCGCGGGCTGGCCGGCCTGGCGCAGCATGCGGGCGAGCTGCGTGCTCATGCCGCCGTCCTTGACCACCAGGCACGCCGGCGAGTCGACCAGGCGCGTGGTCACGCGCACGTCCTCGGCCTTGTCCTTCAGGGCGTCCTTGAGGCGCTCCAGCACCGGCTTGAAGCTCTCGGCGGCTTCCTCCGCCGCCTTCTTCTCGGCCTCGTCCTGCAGGCCGCCGAGGTCGACCGCGCCCTTGGCCACGCTCTGCAGCGGCGTGCCGTCGAACTCGTGGAGGTAGTTCAGCGCCCACTCGTCGACGCGGTCCGTCATCAGCAGCACCTCGATGCCCTTCTTGCGGAAGAGTTCGAGCTGCGGGCTGTTCTTGGCGGCGGCCAGCGTGTCGGCGGTGATGTAGTAGATGGCCTCCTGGCCCTCCTTCATGCGCGCCTTGTAGTCGGCGAAGCTCACGGCGACGGCGTCGCTGGTGGTGGAGGCGAAGCGCAGCAGCTTGGCGATGCGCTCGCTGTTGGCCATGTCCTCGCCCAGGCCTTCCTTGAGGACGGCACCGAACTCGGCATAGAAGGCCGCGTACTTGCCGGCGTCGGCGTCGGCCGCGAACTCGGCGGCCGTCTCGGCGGCGGGCGTGGCCGCCTTCTTGTCGGCCACGTCGGTGACGCCGTCGATCGGCTCGGTGGGCTCCGGGGCGGGCACCGATTCACCGGAACCGACGTCGATCTTGGCCGCGGCGCTCTCGACGGCGGCCTTCTGCTTCTTCGCCAGGTCCTCCAGCATGGACAGCACGCGCTTGGTGCTGCCCTCGCGGATCGCCTTGACGTCGCGGCTCTCCTGGAGCAGTTCGCGGCTGACGTTGAGCGGCAGGTCGGCCGAGTCGATCACGCCCTTGACGAAGCGCAGGTAGCTGGGCATCAGCGCCTCGGCGTCGTCCATGATGAAGACGCGCTTGACGTAGAGCTTCACGCCGGCGGTCTTGTCGCGGTTGAACAGGTCCATCGGCGCCTTGGACGGGATGAACAGCAGCTGCGTGTACTCGGTGCTGCCCTCGACGCGGTTGTGGCTCCAGGTCAGCGGATCGGCGTGGTCGTGCGAGATGTTCTTGTAGAACTCGGCGTACTGCTCGTCGGTGATGTCCTTCTTCGGGCGCGTCCACAGGGCGCTGGCCTTGTTCACGGGCTCCCACTCGCCGGTCTTGACCATGTCGCCGGGCTGGTCGTTCTCGCCTTCCTTCCACTCCTCCTTCTCCATCAGGATGGGCAGGGAAATGTGGTCGGAGTACTTGCCGATGACCGACTTGAGCTTCCAGGCGTTGAGGTATTCCTCGGCGTCCTCGCGCAGGTGCAGCGTGACGCTGGTGCCGCGCTGCGGACGCTCGATGTCGTCGACCTCGAAGTCGCCCGCGCCGGTGCTCGCCCAGCGCACGCCCTGGCCGGTGGGCAGGCCCGCGCGGCGCGACTCGACCACGATGCGGTCGGCCACGATGAAGCCCGAATAGAAGCCCACGCCGAACTGGCCGATGAGCTGGGCGTCGGACTTCTGGTCGCCCGAGAGCTTGCTCATGAAGTCCTTGGTGCCGCTCTTGGCGATGGTGCCCAGGTTGTCGATCGCCTCCTGGCGCGACAGGCCGATGCCGTTGTCGGTGAAGGTCAGGGTCCGCGCGGCCTTGTCGAAGGACACGCGCACCTCGAGGTTGGGCGCGTCCTCGTAGAGCGCGGCATCGTTGATGGCCTCGAAGCGCAGCTTGTCGCACGCGTCCGAAGCGTTCGAGATCAGCTCGCGCAGGAAGATCTCCTTGTTCGAGTAGAGCGAATGCGTGACGAGGTGCAGGAGCTGGGCGACTTCGGCCTGGAAGGGAAGTTTGGTCGGTGCGGGAGTGGTCATGGTGTTCGTCGGTTCGTTCGTCGTTCGTTCGCCGCGACCCGGCGATGCCGGTGCGGACGATGACGCCGGAGCCCGGAGGGCCGCCGGCGCGGTCGCGAGGGACATGGTGGCGCCCCGCGAGATTTTCAATGCCCCCCGGACGCGACCGGTGTCGGGGCGACGGCGGTGGC harbors:
- a CDS encoding RNA-binding protein; the encoded protein is MGKKLYVGNLSYSIRDNDLEQAFGEFGAVASAKVMMERETGRSKGFGFVEMGTDAEAQAAIEGLNGHTLDGRALTVNEARPMEPRPAGGGYGGGGRSGGGGGYGGGGNSGGGGGYGGGGGGYGGGGGGRSGGGGGGGYGGGGGGSRGGY
- a CDS encoding DEAD/DEAH box helicase, whose product is MPFTSLGLIPSLAKAFADLGHATPTAIQRDAIPAVLAGRDVLATAQTGSGKTAAFSLPLLQRLSGRLPGAGRRSLQALVLVPTRELAAQVGDTLRDLARALPEPARIAVAFGGVSINPQLMALRGGADVMVATPGRLLDLVDHHAIDLGTVSMLVLDEADRLLDLGFDAELQRILALVPARRQTLLFSATFAPAIEKLAGRVLHEALRIDVESVPATAPDILQRAIEVDAPRRTQLLARLVREEGWTRVLVFVATKHAAETVADKLRKTGLAAEPFHGVLSQGKRSQVLADLKASRVQVVVATDLAARGIDVTALPVVVNYDLPRSAIDHVHRIGRTGRAGERGLAVSFVDASTEAHFRLIEKRQGQPVPRERITGFEPIGTGATGTGAAVGAAAIAEAAAGTGGVKGRRPSKKDKLRAAQTQQGG
- a CDS encoding alpha/beta hydrolase; the protein is MDDPLQGATGKLPARIDTPDGPGRFPMVVDVHGGGRVIVDEQVHDGGARGIAKEADAVVISVDHRRAPEAKSQAAWDDTPASCECTLADAAKHKGDRKRVARAGKDADGNLAVVAAVVAKAKGAQACAGQRLKGAFGS
- a CDS encoding MarR family transcriptional regulator, which gives rise to MPSKAALDPLLHLDNQLCFAVYSTSLAMTRLYKPLLDQLGITYPQYLVMLALWERDGTTVSELGERLSLDSGTLTPLLKRLEASGFVTRLRDAADERRVRITLTPAGRKLRLRAVDVPACMLTASECSIDELVALTRQLQDLRDRLKAAA
- a CDS encoding alpha/beta hydrolase: MLHPQARALLDLIEQRGLPATHTLSPTDARAVYRERRHFTQPDAPEVDEVRELQAQGPNGPIALRFYRPLGSAGAVTPVLVYFHGGGWTIGDLDTHDTLCRELANGSGCAVVSVDYRMGPEHRFPAAVDDALAATRWVRHEATALGVDAARLAVGGDSAGGNLAAVVALAARAAGDLPIAFQLLIYPATDMRRGHSSHTRNGQGYLLTHESMAYYHDHYIDDPRHDLDWRASPLLADDFAGLPPALVITAGHDPLVDEGADLARRLSGAGNRVSYVCFERQIHGFITMGRVLDEAHTAVALCAVELRRALSSAPSAKATRD
- a CDS encoding DUF3820 family protein, which gives rise to MNSEDLQRLVTLEMPFGKYKGTLIADLPGAYLTWFARTGFPKGEIGRLLQLMHEIDHNGLKDLLAPLRRR
- a CDS encoding 3-hydroxybutyryl-CoA dehydrogenase; the encoded protein is MSIQTVGIIGAGTMGNGIAQACAVVGVNVVMVDISQAAVDKGLGAVGASLDRLIKKEKLTGAQKDAALALIRGSTDYDDLKGAQLVIEAATENHALKVKILQQLDAILPPEVIVASNTSSISITQLAAATSRPDRFIGMHFFNPVPMMALVEIIRGYLTSDATHDAVKALSETLGKSPITVKNAPGFVVNRILVPMINEAFFVLSEGIATAEDIDAGMKLGCNQPIGPLALADMIGLDVCLAVMEVYLHEFGDSKYRPCPLLREMVAAGQLGRKTKRGVYAY
- a CDS encoding organic hydroperoxide resistance protein, producing MAHTLEKVLYTAEATAVGGREGTGKSSDGALDVTLSAPGSNKPGTNPEQLFAVGYAACFVGALKAVSSKIGVKVPDDVSIDSKVSLGPIKGGVAYGIAVKLAVNLPGLDDAQKKQLVDAAHEVCPYSNATRGNIDVDLTIV
- the purT gene encoding formate-dependent phosphoribosylglycinamide formyltransferase, translated to MTTVLGTPLSPHATRVMLLGSGELGKEVLIALQRLGVETLAVDRYDHAPGQQVAHHARTLAMSDATQLRALIEAERPDLVVPEIEAIATGELQALEDAGLVRVVPTARAARLTMDREGIRRLAAETLGLPTSPYVFCDSLDALRTAIDAGGGGIGYPCIVKPVMSSSGKGQSRIDGPGDVQAAWDHAMAGGRVSHGRVIVEGFVDFDYEITLLTVRARGAGGAVETCFCEPIGHVQVGGDYVESWQPQPMAPLALERARRIARTVTDDLGGQGLFGVELFVKGDDVWFSEVSPRPHDTGMVTMATQWQNEFELHARAILGLPVDTTLKSAGASAVIYGGVDAAGIVFEGVANALAVPGTDVRLFGKPESFEKRRMGVALAHAGDVDTARRNAKEAASRVKPRRA